The stretch of DNA GGGCGGCGAGCGCGATCTCCAGGCCGCCACCGAGCGCGGCGCCGTTGATCGCCGCGACGACGGGCTTGCCGGCCGTCTCGAGCTTGCGGAGCGTGGCCTTGATGCCCTCGACGTTGTCGAAGAGCTTCTGCGCGTCGGCCGGGGTGGCCTGCGTCATCAGCTTGAGGTCGCCGCCGGCGAAGAAGGTCTTCTTCGCCGAGGAGATGATGACGCCCTTGATGCTGTCGGCGTCGGCCGCGATCTCGTCGACCAGGCGGTCGACGGCCTTCGCCATGGACGTCGCGTAGGCGTCGTTCATGGTGTTGGCGTTCTGGTTGGGGTCGTCGAGGACGAGGTTGACGATGCCGTTCTCGACCTCGTAGCGCACTGCTTCGGTCATGGTGTCTCTCTTCTCCTGGGTCAGACGCGCTCGACGATGGTGGCGATGCCCATGCCGCCGCCGATGCACAGCGTGGCCATGCCGTAGCGCTTCTCGCGGCGGTGCAGCTCGTCGACGAGCGTGCCGAGGATCATCGCGCCAGTCGCACCGAGCGGGTGGCCCATGGCGATCGCGCCGCCGTTGACGTTGGTCTGCTCGTGCGGGTAGTCGTCGAGGTCGCGCATGAGCTTCATGGCGACGGCGGCGAACGCCTCGTTGATCTCGATGAGGTCGATGTCCTCGATCGACAGGCCGGCCTTGTCGAGCGCCTTGCGGCAGGCGGGTCCGGGGCCCGTCAGCATGATCGTCGGTTCGGAGCCGATGACCGCAGTCGAGACGATGCGGGCGCGCGGCGTGAGGCCGTGGCGCTCGCCGGCGTTCTCGTTGCCGATGAGGACGAGCGAGGCGCCGTCGACGATGCCGGAGCTGTTGCCGGCGTGGTGCACGTGGTTGATCTTCTCGACCGTCGTGTACTTCTCCAGCGCGACCGCGTCGAACCCGGCGAAGTCGCCGAGGTCCTTGAAGGACGGCTTGAGGCCGGCCAGCGACTCGGCGGTGGTGCCCTCGCGCACGAACTCGTCGTGGTCGAGGATCGTCATGCCGTTGACGTCCTTGACGGGGATGACCGAGTTCGCGAAGTAGCCGTTGGCGATCGCCTTCGCGGCGCGCGCCTGGCTCTCGGCGGCGAACTGGTCGACGTCGTCGCGGCTGAAGCCCTCGAGGGTCGCGATGAGGTCGGCGCCGATGCCCTGGGGCACGAAGTCGGTGTCGAGCGCGGTCCGGGGGTCCATCGCCCAGGCGCCACCGTCGGAGGCCATGGGCACACGGCTCATGGACTCGACGCCGCCGGCGACGATGAGGTCCTCCCAGCCGGACTTCACCCGGGCCGAGGCCTGGTTGACGGACTCCAGTCCGGAGCCGCAGAAGCGGTTGAGCTGCACGCCGGCCACCTGCTCGCCGAACCCGGCGGCGAGGACGGCGGTGCGGGAGATGTCGGCGCCCTGGTCGCCGACGGGGGAGACGACACCGAGGACGACGTCGTCGACCTGGTTCGCGTCGAGGTCGGGGTTGCGGGTCTTGATCTCCTCGAGCAGGCCGTTGAGCAGCGAGATCGGCTTGACCTCGTGCAGCGAGCCGGTCTTCTTGCCGCGTCCGCGCGGGGTGCGGATCGCGTCGTAGATGTAAGCCTCGGTCATGTCAGTGTCCTTCGTGTAGAACCTTCGGTGCCGATTGTGACACCACTACTGTCAGAGTTGCTAGGGGCCTGGCGGATCGTGACACGGGTCACGCCGGGCGGACGACGGGGATGACGCTACGCTCTCGCAGGTGACCGACGGGCCGAACGAGACGATGAGCGTGGAGCAGCTGGCCACGCGTGTCGACATGACGGTGCGGACGGTCCGCTTCTACGCCGGTCGGGGGCTCATCCCGCCACCCCGGCGGGCGGGGCGCAACGGCTACTACGGGCCCGACCACCTCGCGCGGCTCGAGCTCGTCAAGGAGCTGCAGGCGCACGGCTTCACCCTGGCCGCCATCGAGGGCTACCTCGAGCAGATCCCCGCCGACGCGACGCCCGAGCAGGTGGCGCTGCACCGCACGCTCCTCGCGCCGTGGACGCCGGAGATGCCCGAGACGCTCGACCGCTCGATGCTCGAGCGGCGCGCCGGTCGCAGCCTCAGCGACGACGA from Aeromicrobium erythreum encodes:
- a CDS encoding acetyl-CoA C-acetyltransferase — translated: MTEAYIYDAIRTPRGRGKKTGSLHEVKPISLLNGLLEEIKTRNPDLDANQVDDVVLGVVSPVGDQGADISRTAVLAAGFGEQVAGVQLNRFCGSGLESVNQASARVKSGWEDLIVAGGVESMSRVPMASDGGAWAMDPRTALDTDFVPQGIGADLIATLEGFSRDDVDQFAAESQARAAKAIANGYFANSVIPVKDVNGMTILDHDEFVREGTTAESLAGLKPSFKDLGDFAGFDAVALEKYTTVEKINHVHHAGNSSGIVDGASLVLIGNENAGERHGLTPRARIVSTAVIGSEPTIMLTGPGPACRKALDKAGLSIEDIDLIEINEAFAAVAMKLMRDLDDYPHEQTNVNGGAIAMGHPLGATGAMILGTLVDELHRREKRYGMATLCIGGGMGIATIVERV